From Rubrivirga sp. SAORIC476, a single genomic window includes:
- a CDS encoding ATP-binding protein produces MSSAPPDRPRPGRPGVVRAWRRRPFGVRLALGYAALFALSAGVLLGIAYAALGLVLVRQDAAYLRDQLGAVEQIYARDGLDGVRRYAAALQEDDRGEEVLIRIADADNAARLLVLPDAWQQSDFGVLDGPSEAPIPREIANAREGQTLDVLTRRLPSGGRLQVGLSSDEREDTLEALPRVFPVVAVPLVLLALLGGWFMANRALRPVRRLVGALEAMTATGDVRQRVTSPEAEGELADLFALFNQTLGRVEALVVQLGSTLDDVAHDLRTPLTAVRGTAEVALSREREPEAYRAALARVIAATEAAEGTLDTVMEAAEAEAGTLALDLTPVSLDALARGVVDLYETAASEKGVGLTVETGGAGTVSGDERRLRRALANLADNAIKYTPPGGRVTLTAGHDASAVWVAVADTGVGIDSSELPRVFDRLYRSERTRHERGLGLGLGLARAVAEAHGGSLTAESVPGQGSVFTLRLPTA; encoded by the coding sequence ATGTCCTCCGCACCCCCTGATCGCCCGCGGCCGGGGCGCCCCGGCGTCGTGCGGGCGTGGCGGCGGCGGCCGTTCGGCGTCCGCCTGGCGCTCGGCTACGCGGCCCTCTTCGCGCTCAGCGCGGGCGTCCTGCTCGGGATCGCGTACGCCGCGCTCGGGCTCGTCTTGGTGCGCCAGGACGCGGCCTACCTCCGCGACCAGCTCGGCGCGGTCGAGCAGATCTACGCCCGCGACGGCCTCGATGGCGTCCGCCGCTATGCCGCCGCGCTCCAAGAGGACGACCGGGGCGAGGAGGTCCTGATCCGGATCGCCGACGCCGACAACGCCGCCCGGCTCCTCGTCCTGCCCGACGCGTGGCAGCAGAGCGACTTCGGCGTGCTCGACGGCCCGTCCGAGGCGCCGATCCCGCGCGAGATTGCGAACGCGCGCGAGGGCCAGACCCTCGACGTGCTCACGCGACGGCTTCCGTCAGGCGGGCGGCTCCAGGTCGGGCTGAGCTCGGACGAGCGCGAGGACACGCTCGAGGCGCTCCCCCGCGTCTTTCCCGTCGTCGCCGTCCCGCTCGTGCTGCTGGCGCTCCTGGGCGGGTGGTTCATGGCGAACCGGGCGCTCCGCCCCGTCCGCCGGCTCGTCGGCGCGCTGGAAGCGATGACGGCGACCGGCGACGTCCGCCAGCGGGTCACGTCACCGGAGGCCGAGGGCGAACTGGCCGACCTGTTCGCGCTGTTCAACCAGACGCTGGGGCGCGTCGAGGCGCTCGTCGTCCAGCTCGGGTCCACACTCGATGACGTGGCGCACGACCTGCGAACGCCGCTCACGGCCGTCCGGGGCACGGCCGAGGTGGCCCTCTCCCGCGAGCGCGAGCCCGAGGCCTACCGGGCCGCGCTCGCCCGCGTCATCGCGGCGACGGAGGCCGCCGAGGGCACGCTCGACACGGTCATGGAGGCGGCCGAGGCGGAGGCGGGCACGCTCGCCCTCGACCTCACGCCGGTCTCGCTGGACGCCCTCGCCCGGGGCGTGGTCGACCTCTACGAGACAGCGGCGTCCGAGAAGGGCGTCGGGCTGACGGTGGAGACCGGCGGGGCCGGGACCGTCTCGGGCGACGAGCGGCGCCTCCGCCGCGCCCTCGCCAACCTGGCCGACAACGCCATCAAGTACACGCCGCCGGGGGGGCGCGTGACGCTCACGGCCGGTCACGACGCGTCCGCAGTGTGGGTCGCCGTCGCCGACACGGGCGTGGGGATCGACTCGTCTGAGCTCCCCCGCGTGTTCGACCGGCTCTACCGATCCGAGCGGACGCGCCACGAGCGCGGCCTCGGACTCGGCCTCGGGCTCGCCCGCGCCGTCGCCGAGGCGCACGGGGGGAGCCTCACGGCCGAGAGCGTGCCCGGGCAGGGATCCGTGTTCACGCTCCGCCTGCCGACCGCCTGA
- a CDS encoding potassium/proton antiporter has protein sequence MPSVAAGMLLVGALVALGVASSRVSARLGLPVLVLFMGVGMAAGSEGLGGVPFEDYGLANAVGTVALALILFDGGLQTPLASVRAAWRPALALSTVGVALTAGLTGLAAAWVLGLPLLHGMLLGGIVGSTDAAAVFSVLRSSGLTLPDRLGATLEVESGSNDPMALFLTVGLTGLAAGAAHSAGSLTVLFALQFGVGAAVGLGVGRAASWAVERAGLDAPGLYPVLAAAFGLIAFGGAAVLGGSGFLAVYLAGIVLGNGRLVFRRGTLLVLDAAAWLSQIALFILLGLLSFPSRLLAVAPEGLVIALVLVFVARPLAVAASVLPFGFSTRDIAFLSWGGLKGAVPITLATFPLLAGVEGAALLFDVVFFVVLVSALAQGWSLSAVARWLGIGRPAAPPPSVRVEVHALRHLNGDVVDYTVAPSARVAGQTLRDLALPDGAAVMLVVRGEAVVVPRGTTALRPGDHVFMAVRTDLQPLMDRLFDPDARTPPLAPDLAVEFVRTTTFGQLHRFFGLPAPTWSERTLDDALGDDTPHLGPFMLAPGSEPDLARLTVAPVAAATDEATEADDSDPDAAPHDPAPEALGVEPEESAPYGPGLPPLLSR, from the coding sequence ATGCCGTCCGTCGCCGCCGGAATGCTCCTCGTCGGCGCGCTGGTCGCCCTCGGGGTCGCGTCGAGCCGCGTCTCGGCCCGCCTCGGGCTGCCCGTCCTGGTCCTGTTCATGGGCGTGGGGATGGCAGCGGGGTCCGAGGGCCTGGGGGGCGTGCCCTTCGAGGACTATGGTCTCGCGAACGCCGTCGGCACCGTCGCCCTCGCGCTCATCCTGTTCGACGGCGGGCTCCAGACCCCGCTCGCGTCGGTCCGCGCGGCGTGGCGGCCGGCGCTGGCGCTCTCGACCGTCGGCGTCGCGCTGACGGCCGGGCTGACGGGCCTGGCGGCCGCCTGGGTGCTCGGGCTCCCGCTCCTGCACGGGATGCTCCTGGGCGGCATCGTCGGGTCGACCGACGCGGCGGCCGTGTTCTCGGTCTTGCGGTCGAGCGGGCTCACGCTGCCCGACCGGCTCGGGGCCACGCTGGAGGTCGAGAGCGGGTCGAACGACCCGATGGCCCTTTTCCTCACGGTCGGGCTCACGGGCCTGGCCGCCGGGGCCGCTCACTCGGCGGGGTCGCTCACCGTGCTGTTCGCGCTCCAGTTTGGCGTCGGCGCCGCGGTCGGGCTCGGGGTGGGACGCGCGGCGTCGTGGGCCGTCGAGCGGGCCGGACTCGACGCGCCCGGGCTCTACCCCGTGCTCGCGGCCGCGTTTGGACTTATCGCCTTCGGGGGCGCGGCCGTGCTCGGCGGGAGCGGGTTCTTGGCCGTCTACCTCGCCGGGATCGTGCTCGGGAACGGACGGCTCGTGTTCCGGCGGGGGACGCTCCTGGTCTTGGACGCGGCGGCGTGGCTGTCGCAGATCGCGCTGTTCATCCTGCTCGGCCTGCTCAGCTTCCCGAGCCGGCTGCTGGCAGTCGCGCCCGAGGGGCTCGTGATCGCGCTCGTGCTGGTGTTCGTGGCCCGACCCCTGGCGGTCGCCGCGTCCGTCCTCCCGTTCGGGTTCAGCACGCGCGACATCGCCTTCCTCTCGTGGGGCGGGCTGAAGGGGGCCGTCCCGATCACGCTCGCCACGTTCCCGTTGCTCGCGGGCGTCGAGGGCGCCGCGCTCCTGTTCGACGTCGTGTTCTTCGTCGTCCTGGTGTCGGCGTTGGCGCAGGGGTGGTCGCTCTCGGCCGTGGCCCGGTGGCTGGGCATCGGCCGGCCGGCCGCTCCGCCGCCGTCGGTCCGCGTCGAGGTCCACGCGCTCCGGCACCTCAACGGCGACGTCGTCGACTACACCGTGGCCCCCTCGGCGCGTGTGGCCGGGCAGACGCTCCGCGACCTCGCGCTGCCGGACGGGGCCGCCGTCATGCTGGTCGTGCGCGGCGAAGCCGTCGTCGTCCCCCGAGGCACAACGGCGCTCCGCCCCGGCGACCACGTGTTCATGGCTGTGCGGACGGACCTCCAGCCTCTCATGGACCGCCTGTTCGACCCGGACGCCCGGACGCCTCCGCTGGCGCCCGACCTCGCCGTCGAGTTCGTGAGGACGACCACGTTCGGCCAGCTCCACCGCTTTTTCGGGCTGCCCGCCCCGACGTGGTCGGAGCGGACGTTGGACGACGCCCTCGGCGACGACACACCTCACCTCGGGCCGTTCATGCTCGCCCCCGGCTCGGAGCCGGACCTCGCCCGGCTCACGGTCGCCCCTGTGGCCGCAGCGACCGACGAGGCGACCGAGGCGGACGATTCCGACCCGGATGCCGCCCCACACGATCCGGCGCCCGAAGCTCTCGGCGTGGAGCCAGAAGAGTCGGCTCCATACGGCCCAGGTCTGCCCCCTCTCCTCAGCCGATGA
- a CDS encoding PepSY domain-containing protein, which yields MKLPALLPIATLALGTTACASSPDVDCGPITGTIPVADGQATADLARVQVADARAAALAATPGAAVTDVDLDEEDGFLVYEVELAQDRAAFDVVVDAGSGEVLCSERD from the coding sequence ATGAAGCTCCCCGCCCTCCTCCCCATCGCCACCCTCGCCCTCGGCACAACCGCCTGCGCCTCGTCGCCCGATGTGGACTGCGGTCCCATCACAGGAACGATCCCGGTCGCGGACGGCCAGGCCACGGCCGATCTCGCCCGCGTCCAGGTGGCCGATGCTCGTGCGGCCGCCCTCGCGGCCACGCCCGGCGCCGCCGTCACCGACGTCGACCTCGACGAGGAGGACGGCTTCCTGGTCTACGAGGTCGAGCTCGCGCAGGACCGCGCCGCGTTCGACGTGGTCGTGGACGCGGGCTCGGGCGAGGTCTTGTGCTCCGAACGCGACTAG
- a CDS encoding porin: protein MRRRLALVSTLLVVSVSAQTAPPAVVLSAEGKVHADVRAFPGGPVGEAPGVLLRRARIEVTAEVDNRYRLVLEPDFGEGEVELKDGYVEADLGRTLAARVGQFKTPAGYESLRSSSDLRFAERALPTALSPRRDLGAMLAWETPRAEVQVGVFNGVADGGSADGDDGSTTLDGAARVFGYPVGSEATGVRLGLGLAVVAGTERGTDEASALDDYETPGGRAVFAYAPGVRADGARLRVLPQATLNVGRLHVLGEWALARHRLDAPDGPAVLAHRAWQAAASVVLVGIARGDGRPIPQRSVTKGGPGAVEVSARVHGLTLDRDAGPLAPTASARRATAVGVAVHWSPVAQARLGLTAERTVFEPFGVAGAPEPETFVTLRAQLDL from the coding sequence GTGCGCCGCCGCCTCGCCCTCGTCTCCACGCTCCTCGTCGTGTCCGTCTCGGCGCAGACCGCTCCGCCCGCGGTCGTGCTCTCGGCCGAGGGGAAGGTCCACGCCGACGTCCGCGCCTTCCCCGGTGGACCTGTGGGCGAGGCGCCGGGGGTCCTCCTCCGCCGCGCCCGCATTGAGGTCACGGCCGAGGTCGACAACCGGTACCGGCTGGTCCTGGAGCCTGACTTTGGAGAGGGCGAGGTGGAGTTGAAGGACGGCTACGTCGAGGCCGACCTCGGCCGCACGCTGGCCGCACGCGTCGGCCAGTTCAAGACGCCCGCCGGGTACGAGTCGCTCCGGTCGTCGTCGGACCTCCGTTTCGCCGAGCGCGCGCTCCCGACGGCGCTCTCGCCCCGCCGCGACCTCGGCGCGATGCTGGCCTGGGAGACCCCACGCGCTGAGGTCCAGGTCGGCGTGTTCAACGGCGTCGCGGACGGGGGAAGCGCGGACGGCGACGACGGGAGCACGACGCTCGACGGCGCAGCACGCGTGTTCGGCTACCCGGTCGGCTCCGAAGCGACGGGCGTCCGCCTCGGCCTCGGGCTCGCCGTCGTCGCCGGGACCGAGCGGGGCACGGACGAGGCGTCCGCCCTCGACGACTACGAGACGCCGGGCGGACGGGCGGTCTTCGCGTACGCACCCGGCGTCCGGGCGGACGGCGCGCGTCTCCGCGTGCTGCCCCAGGCCACGTTGAACGTCGGGCGGCTCCACGTTCTGGGCGAGTGGGCGCTCGCGCGACACCGGCTCGACGCACCCGACGGCCCCGCCGTGCTCGCGCACCGGGCCTGGCAGGCCGCGGCGTCCGTCGTGCTCGTGGGTATCGCCCGGGGCGACGGCCGGCCGATCCCGCAGCGCTCCGTGACGAAGGGCGGACCGGGCGCCGTGGAGGTCTCGGCCCGCGTCCACGGCCTGACGCTCGATCGTGACGCCGGTCCGCTGGCCCCGACGGCCAGCGCGCGGCGTGCGACCGCGGTCGGGGTCGCCGTCCACTGGTCGCCCGTCGCCCAGGCCCGCCTGGGACTGACGGCCGAGCGGACCGTGTTCGAGCCGTTCGGAGTAGCAGGCGCCCCGGAGCCCGAGACGTTCGTGACCCTCCGCGCTCAACTCGACCTCTAG
- a CDS encoding endonuclease, translating into MKTRAQGRGTRAIARGGSLAVLCLLLSACGGDGVSTAGAFDEGGASTAGPFVDESALPAAASEAAALLAEIDREFSPDQTLGYGRARDVLYAYEQDTYGALCGVYSNFCVTLGPGDESTQAMALDINAEHVWPQSRGARAEPLKSDLHHLFPSRVSVNSSRGNLPFGEVRDDRADAWYRDADSQSRPPTSGIGAWAERGEGRFEPPESKKGDIARAVFYVAAVYPECAEAGFFETMRADLLAWNRADPPDAAERARSAWIATLQGTENPFVRDPRLADRIWGGGPVTSAPPPVPPAAPPVPTSSTDDLRISAFHYDNAGEDTGEGIEVFGPPGAALDGWRLVLVNGSGGRVYDTVSLSGTLPPSGTRWTDTPGLQNGDPDGIALVGPDGRVAEFVSYEGAFVAEDGPAQGMRSVDIGASEASDTPVGRMLRRGESGWALAPR; encoded by the coding sequence ATGAAGACCAGAGCCCAGGGACGCGGGACGAGGGCGATCGCCCGTGGCGGGTCGCTCGCGGTCCTGTGTCTCCTGCTCTCCGCGTGCGGGGGCGACGGCGTATCGACGGCCGGGGCGTTCGACGAGGGTGGCGCCTCGACCGCGGGGCCGTTCGTGGACGAGTCCGCACTGCCCGCCGCGGCGTCAGAGGCGGCCGCCCTGCTGGCCGAGATCGACCGCGAGTTCTCGCCGGACCAGACGCTCGGCTACGGGCGCGCCCGCGACGTGCTCTACGCCTACGAGCAGGACACGTACGGTGCGCTGTGCGGCGTCTACTCCAACTTCTGCGTGACGCTCGGGCCGGGCGACGAGTCCACCCAGGCGATGGCGCTCGACATCAACGCCGAGCACGTCTGGCCGCAGTCGCGGGGCGCGCGCGCCGAGCCGCTCAAGAGCGACCTCCACCACCTCTTCCCGTCGCGCGTGTCCGTCAACTCGTCTCGCGGCAACCTGCCTTTCGGCGAGGTTCGCGACGACCGGGCGGACGCGTGGTATCGCGACGCGGACAGCCAGTCGCGCCCGCCGACCTCCGGCATCGGCGCGTGGGCCGAGCGCGGGGAGGGCCGCTTCGAGCCGCCCGAGTCGAAGAAGGGCGACATCGCCCGGGCCGTGTTCTACGTCGCCGCCGTCTACCCCGAGTGCGCCGAGGCGGGCTTTTTCGAGACGATGCGGGCCGACCTCCTGGCCTGGAACCGTGCCGATCCGCCCGACGCCGCCGAGCGCGCCCGGAGCGCGTGGATCGCGACGCTCCAGGGCACCGAGAACCCGTTCGTCCGCGACCCCCGCCTGGCAGACCGGATCTGGGGCGGCGGCCCGGTCACGTCGGCGCCCCCTCCGGTTCCACCCGCTGCGCCTCCCGTTCCCACGTCATCGACCGACGACCTGCGGATCTCGGCCTTCCACTACGACAACGCGGGCGAGGACACCGGCGAGGGGATCGAAGTCTTCGGCCCGCCCGGCGCGGCGCTGGACGGCTGGCGGCTGGTGCTCGTCAACGGCAGCGGCGGGCGGGTGTACGACACGGTCTCGCTCTCGGGCACCCTGCCCCCCTCGGGCACACGGTGGACCGACACGCCGGGCCTGCAGAACGGCGACCCCGACGGGATCGCCCTCGTTGGCCCAGACGGCCGCGTCGCCGAGTTCGTGAGCTACGAGGGCGCGTTCGTCGCCGAGGACGGCCCGGCGCAGGGGATGCGGTCGGTCGACATCGGGGCCAGCGAGGCCTCGGACACGCCGGTCGGCCGGATGCTGCGCCGGGGCGAGAGCGGCTGGGCGCTCGCCCCGCGCTGA
- a CDS encoding bifunctional response regulator/alkaline phosphatase family protein: MPRILWADDEIDLLKPHVLFLEAKGYAVDTVSNGTDAVDRASDGGYDVVFLDEQMPGLGGLDALQAIKSHRPETPVVMITKSEEEHIMEDAIGRQIADYLIKPVNPKQILLSVKKILDGAQIRGEAVQRDYLQGFGELSGRIGGDLDVTEWTEVYEKLVRHDLDLEGADEGVRQILDDQYREANDRFAGFVEDRYPKWIREAIAGEKPRRDRPLLSHEILPSRVFPHLGDVGGKPERPVVFLLVDCMRYDQWLLFEKHLHGLYDIDRGWHFGLLPTATPFSRNAIFGGLLPIDLAKRFQSYTVDERQDESSLNAHEAEYLEDLLKRKHRGDIRFRYDKLVSQSDGLGFADRVADYLQHDLSAVVVNFVDILAHSRSDTKILKEIAPDVPAYRALTEAWFGHSWLLAALQELARHDCTVVISTDHGAVRALHPAKVIGDRETSTSLRYKHGRNLKVDADDAIFVKEPEEYGLPRLGINENYIFAKGDSYFVYPTNYNRYVNQYRDTFQHGGVTMEECLLPVVTLRPKG; encoded by the coding sequence ATGCCCCGCATCCTCTGGGCCGACGACGAGATCGACCTCCTCAAGCCCCACGTCCTGTTCCTCGAAGCCAAGGGCTACGCCGTCGACACCGTCTCGAATGGCACCGATGCCGTGGACCGCGCCAGCGACGGCGGCTACGACGTCGTCTTCCTCGACGAGCAGATGCCCGGGCTCGGTGGGCTAGACGCGCTCCAGGCCATCAAGAGCCACCGCCCCGAGACGCCGGTCGTGATGATCACGAAGTCGGAGGAGGAGCACATCATGGAGGACGCGATCGGCCGCCAGATCGCCGACTACCTCATCAAGCCGGTCAACCCGAAGCAGATCCTGCTCTCGGTCAAGAAGATCTTGGACGGCGCCCAGATCCGCGGCGAGGCCGTCCAGCGCGACTACCTCCAGGGCTTCGGCGAACTGTCCGGCCGCATCGGCGGCGACCTCGACGTGACCGAGTGGACGGAGGTGTACGAGAAGCTCGTCCGCCACGACCTCGACCTGGAAGGCGCCGACGAGGGCGTCCGCCAGATCCTCGACGACCAGTACCGCGAGGCCAACGACCGCTTCGCGGGGTTCGTCGAGGACCGCTACCCGAAATGGATCCGAGAGGCCATCGCGGGCGAGAAGCCGCGCCGTGACCGCCCGCTGCTGAGCCACGAGATCCTGCCGAGCCGCGTCTTCCCCCACCTCGGCGATGTGGGCGGCAAGCCCGAGCGTCCCGTCGTGTTCCTGCTGGTCGACTGCATGCGGTACGACCAGTGGCTGCTGTTCGAGAAGCACCTCCATGGGCTCTACGACATCGACCGGGGCTGGCACTTCGGGTTGCTGCCGACCGCGACTCCGTTCAGCCGGAATGCCATCTTCGGTGGGCTGTTGCCTATCGATCTCGCCAAGCGGTTCCAGAGCTACACCGTCGACGAGCGCCAGGACGAGTCGTCGCTCAACGCGCACGAGGCGGAGTACCTCGAGGACCTGCTCAAGCGCAAGCACCGCGGCGACATCCGCTTCCGCTACGACAAGCTGGTCTCCCAGTCCGACGGCCTCGGCTTCGCCGACCGCGTGGCGGACTACCTCCAGCACGACCTCTCGGCCGTCGTCGTCAACTTCGTCGACATCCTGGCGCACTCGCGCAGCGACACCAAGATCCTGAAGGAGATCGCGCCCGACGTGCCGGCCTACCGCGCGCTGACGGAGGCGTGGTTCGGCCACAGCTGGCTGCTGGCGGCGCTCCAGGAGCTGGCCCGGCACGACTGCACGGTCGTCATCAGCACCGACCACGGGGCCGTCCGCGCGCTGCACCCGGCCAAGGTGATCGGCGACCGCGAGACGTCGACCAGCCTGCGCTACAAGCACGGCCGCAACCTCAAGGTGGATGCCGACGACGCCATCTTCGTCAAGGAGCCCGAGGAGTACGGCCTGCCGCGCCTGGGCATCAACGAGAACTACATCTTCGCCAAGGGCGACAGCTACTTCGTCTACCCGACCAACTACAACCGCTACGTGAACCAGTACCGGGACACGTTCCAGCACGGCGGCGTGACGATGGAGGAGTGCCTGCTGCCCGTCGTGACGCTGCGGCCGAAGGGGTAG
- a CDS encoding response regulator transcription factor yields MRVLVVEDDPHIADFVTTGLREAGYAVDHAADGEAAYALSVNEPYDAAVVDLMLPRLDGLGLIERMRGSGVATPVLILSAKRTVDDRVTGLQAGGDDYLTKPFAFAELLARVQALVRRSTGTAEPTRLVAGPVALDLLAHQATRAGETLDLQPREFALLELLVRNAGRVVSKTAIHQSVWDFDFNPTTNVVEVLIHRLRQKLDEPFEPALVHTVRGAGYVLRTP; encoded by the coding sequence ATGCGCGTGCTCGTCGTCGAGGACGACCCTCACATCGCCGACTTCGTGACGACCGGCCTCCGCGAGGCCGGCTACGCCGTCGACCACGCCGCCGATGGAGAGGCCGCCTACGCGCTCTCCGTCAACGAGCCGTACGACGCGGCGGTCGTCGACCTCATGCTCCCCCGCCTCGACGGGCTGGGGCTCATCGAGCGGATGCGGGGATCTGGCGTGGCGACGCCCGTCTTGATCCTCTCCGCGAAGCGGACCGTGGACGACCGCGTGACGGGCCTCCAGGCCGGGGGCGACGACTACCTCACCAAGCCGTTCGCGTTCGCCGAGCTGTTGGCGCGCGTGCAGGCGCTCGTCCGCCGAAGCACGGGGACCGCCGAGCCGACGCGACTGGTAGCCGGGCCGGTCGCGCTCGACTTGCTGGCGCACCAGGCCACGCGGGCGGGCGAGACGCTCGACCTCCAGCCAAGGGAGTTCGCCCTACTGGAACTCCTGGTCCGCAACGCGGGGCGTGTCGTCTCGAAGACGGCCATCCACCAGAGTGTCTGGGACTTCGACTTCAACCCCACCACGAACGTGGTCGAGGTGCTGATTCACCGGCTCCGGCAGAAGCTCGACGAGCCGTTCGAGCCCGCGCTCGTGCACACCGTCCGTGGGGCCGGGTATGTCCTCCGCACCCCCTGA
- a CDS encoding FAD-binding oxidoreductase produces MDAPPPGYLEAAVARRLDVTDDLAVFWLRPAEPLSFEPGQYVTLAAPGTRGSIVKRAYSVVSAPHEPLVELVIEHVADGALTPLLWPLREGDAVWVRKKVVGQFVLDVERTRHVMTCTVTGIAPFLSMIRAHAAALDTGTPVPEHRFLVIHGASHAAEHGPYRAELERLAERGWVEAVPTISRPWANPEWAGEVGRVEDVLRKHLDRLGWAADEVAGYACGNPNMIEAALGILRRAGVDAAHLHEEKYFTIGEAGPSADAASSSTPPLAPPPGRRSSGRGPGSVVLKTVPPKRS; encoded by the coding sequence ATGGACGCCCCGCCACCCGGCTATCTCGAGGCGGCCGTCGCGCGTCGCCTCGACGTGACCGACGACCTGGCCGTGTTCTGGCTCCGCCCGGCCGAGCCGCTGTCGTTCGAGCCCGGCCAGTACGTCACGCTGGCCGCGCCCGGCACCCGCGGGTCAATCGTCAAGCGGGCCTACTCCGTCGTCAGCGCGCCCCACGAGCCGCTGGTGGAACTCGTCATCGAGCACGTGGCGGACGGGGCGCTGACGCCGCTCCTGTGGCCGCTCCGCGAGGGCGACGCGGTCTGGGTCCGGAAGAAAGTCGTCGGCCAGTTCGTGCTGGACGTCGAGCGGACGCGGCACGTGATGACCTGCACGGTCACCGGCATCGCGCCCTTCCTGTCGATGATCCGAGCCCACGCCGCGGCGCTCGACACGGGTACGCCCGTGCCAGAGCATCGCTTCCTGGTCATCCATGGCGCCAGCCACGCGGCCGAGCACGGCCCGTACCGCGCCGAGTTGGAACGACTCGCCGAGAGAGGCTGGGTAGAGGCCGTCCCGACGATTAGCCGACCATGGGCAAATCCCGAGTGGGCAGGCGAGGTCGGGCGCGTCGAGGACGTGCTGCGCAAGCACCTCGACCGCCTCGGCTGGGCGGCCGACGAGGTCGCGGGCTATGCTTGCGGCAACCCCAACATGATCGAGGCCGCGCTCGGCATCCTGCGCCGCGCCGGCGTCGACGCGGCGCACCTCCACGAGGAGAAGTACTTCACCATCGGCGAAGCCGGACCGTCTGCCGACGCGGCCTCGTCGTCGACACCGCCGCTGGCCCCACCGCCGGGCAGGCGGTCGTCGGGACGCGGGCCGGGGAGCGTCGTGCTGAAGACTGTCCCCCCAAAGCGTAGCTGA
- a CDS encoding SdiA-regulated domain-containing protein, producing MNVSPLLAACLGLALSACGPEAPTDTALATSAPSASPVSAVSEPSTPYRFDQPDARFEMPADLVEISALTVLDDGHLGAVQDEDGDLYVLSAETGRVTAVVPFGPPGDYEGVERVGDRLFVLRADGAVLELDGWAGPEARATVYETGLGAKDCDAEGLGARDGRLLIACKEDDGDDRSRVYAFDLAANALVPTPILALDRDDVPGDDKKLRPSALAVHPITGHTVVLSSKREALVVLDADGAVVDVWDLSPAGLEQPEGLAFLPNGDALVSSEGTDGPAVVLRFTYRSAP from the coding sequence ATGAACGTCTCTCCCCTCCTCGCCGCCTGCCTCGGCCTGGCCCTCTCGGCCTGCGGTCCCGAGGCGCCCACCGACACCGCGCTCGCCACGTCCGCCCCGTCGGCTTCCCCCGTGTCGGCCGTCTCCGAGCCGTCCACCCCGTACCGCTTCGACCAGCCCGACGCCCGGTTCGAGATGCCCGCCGACCTTGTCGAGATCTCGGCCCTCACCGTCCTGGACGACGGCCACCTCGGTGCCGTCCAGGACGAGGACGGGGACCTCTACGTGCTCTCGGCCGAGACCGGCCGGGTAACCGCCGTCGTCCCGTTCGGGCCGCCCGGCGACTACGAGGGTGTCGAACGCGTGGGCGACCGCCTGTTCGTGCTCCGCGCCGACGGGGCCGTCCTCGAACTCGACGGGTGGGCGGGCCCCGAGGCGCGCGCGACCGTGTACGAGACCGGCCTCGGCGCGAAGGACTGCGACGCCGAGGGCCTCGGCGCCCGCGACGGCCGCCTGCTCATCGCGTGCAAGGAGGACGACGGCGACGACCGCAGCCGCGTCTACGCCTTCGACCTCGCGGCGAACGCGCTCGTGCCCACGCCCATCCTGGCGCTCGACCGGGACGACGTGCCCGGCGATGACAAAAAGCTCCGTCCGTCGGCGCTGGCGGTCCACCCCATCACCGGCCACACCGTCGTGCTGTCCTCGAAGCGGGAGGCCCTGGTCGTCCTCGACGCCGACGGCGCCGTCGTGGACGTGTGGGACCTCTCCCCGGCGGGCCTCGAACAGCCGGAGGGGCTGGCGTTCCTCCCGAACGGCGACGCGCTCGTCTCCAGCGAGGGGACCGACGGCCCGGCCGTGGTCCTCCGGTTCACCTACCGGTCCGCCCCGTGA